The following coding sequences are from one Cydia splendana chromosome 15, ilCydSple1.2, whole genome shotgun sequence window:
- the LOC134797271 gene encoding large ribosomal subunit protein eL43 has product MAKRTKKVGITGKYGTRYGASLRKMVKKMEVTQHAKYTCSFCGKDAMKRSCVGIWSCKRCKRTVAGGAWVFSTTAASSCRSAVRRLREVK; this is encoded by the exons ATG GCCAAACGCACGAAAAAGGTTGGAATCACTGGCAAATATGGCACACGTTATGGTGCCTCCCTTCGTAAGATGGTCAAGAAGATGGAAGTGACACAGCACGCTAAATACACTTGCTCCTTCTGTGGAAAG GATGCCATGAAGCGTTCCTGCGTTGGTATCTGGTCCTGCAAGCGCTGCAAGAGGACCGTAGCTGGAGGTGCTTGGGTGTTCTCCACTACTGCCGCCTCCTCCTGCAGATCTGCTGTGCGAAGATTGCGCGAAGTCAAGTAA